A window of the Lactuca sativa cultivar Salinas chromosome 5, Lsat_Salinas_v11, whole genome shotgun sequence genome harbors these coding sequences:
- the LOC128126269 gene encoding NAD-dependent malic enzyme 59 kDa isoform, mitochondrial-like → MVVLTDGSRILGLGDLGVQGMAIPIGKLDMYVAAAGINPQRILPIMLDVRTNNQQLVDNPLYIGLRQPRLEGDEYISVVDELMEALHARWPKAIVQFEDFQFKWAFETLERYRKKICMFNDDIQGTVGVALAGLLGTVRAQGRPLSDFANQKIVVVGAGSAGLGVLKVAYQAAARMAGSEAKPQFFLLDKDV, encoded by the exons ATGGTAGTTCTTACAGATGGCAGCCGTATTCTTGGGCTTGGTGATCTTGGGGTTCAGGGAATGGCCATACCTATTGGAAAGCTCGATATGTATGTTGCTGCTGCTGGTATCAATCCTCAAAGA ATCCTTCCTATCATGCTTGATGTTAGAACTAACAATCAACAGCTAGTAGATAATCCCCTTT ATATAGGACTACGACAACCTAGATTAGAAGGGGATGAATATATATCGGTAGTGGATGAATTAATGGAAGCTCTTCATGCACGTTGGCCAAAGGCTATTGTCCAG TTTGAAGACTTTCAATTCAAGTGGGCTTTTGAAACTCTTGAAAGATACCGGAAGAAGATCTGCATGTTCAATGATGACATACAG GGAACTGTTGGTGTTGCATTGGCTGGATTACTTGGAACTGTTAGGGCACAAGGTCGCCCTTTATCAGACTTTGCAAACCAAAAAATTGTCGTTGTTGGTGCTGGAAG TGCAGGGCTTGGTGTTCTTAAAGTGGCCTATCAGGCGGCTGCAAGGATGGCAGGATCAGAAGCAAAACCTCAGTTTTTCCTACTTGATAAAGACGTATGA